From the Paludisphaera mucosa genome, one window contains:
- a CDS encoding SDR family NAD(P)-dependent oxidoreductase, translating into MTAVDNPGKVVLITGGRRVGSVLAKQLAASGWRVAMTYRESREAIERAVAAVEAAGSEGLAVAADLTDPAQADEAVEATIRRFGRIDALVNMASVYKKTPLAELKPSDFEAMIAANLAAPYHAAIAAARRMSDQTAVDGIKGKIVFLGDWATERPHKDYLPYLAAKGGMTTLAMALAVELAPYIPVATIQPAMIEPPPDFNDDDKQAVIDATPLRRLGSPDDVNRLIAYLLDGTNFVTGVCYRVDGGRFLGEG; encoded by the coding sequence ATGACGGCCGTGGATAACCCCGGTAAAGTCGTGCTGATCACCGGCGGTCGTCGCGTGGGCTCGGTGTTGGCGAAGCAACTCGCCGCCAGCGGCTGGCGGGTCGCCATGACCTATCGCGAGAGCCGCGAGGCGATCGAGCGCGCCGTCGCCGCCGTCGAGGCCGCCGGCTCCGAGGGCCTGGCCGTCGCCGCCGACCTGACCGATCCTGCTCAGGCCGATGAGGCCGTCGAAGCGACGATCCGCCGCTTCGGCCGGATCGACGCCCTCGTCAACATGGCGAGCGTCTACAAGAAGACCCCGCTCGCCGAACTCAAGCCGTCCGACTTCGAGGCCATGATCGCCGCCAACCTCGCGGCCCCTTACCACGCAGCGATCGCCGCCGCGCGGCGGATGTCGGACCAGACCGCGGTCGACGGCATCAAGGGCAAGATCGTCTTCCTGGGCGACTGGGCGACCGAACGGCCCCACAAGGACTACCTGCCCTACCTCGCCGCCAAGGGCGGGATGACGACGCTGGCGATGGCCCTGGCCGTCGAGCTCGCCCCTTACATCCCGGTCGCGACGATCCAGCCGGCGATGATCGAGCCCCCGCCCGATTTCAACGACGACGACAAGCAGGCCGTGATCGACGCCACCCCCCTGCGGCGGCTCGGCTCGCCCGACGACGTCAATCGGCTGATCGCCTACTTGCTCGATGGGACGAACTTCGTCACGGGGGTCTGCTACCGGGTCGACGGCGGCCGCTTCCTCGGCGAGGGCTGA
- a CDS encoding cob(I)yrinic acid a,c-diamide adenosyltransferase, with translation MKIYTKTGDEGTTGILGSKRLRKDDARIEVYGTVDELNAAIGFARALVMESTEDDVAARVQDELFTLGAALADPDPQGPFHNKISDEHVENLERAIDDFTAELAPMRTFILPGGSPAAAQLHLARTICRRAERLVVHLAHLPEEDVPSTLLIYLNRLSDLLFVMARTVNHHAGVADVPWISKK, from the coding sequence GTGAAGATCTACACCAAGACGGGCGACGAGGGCACGACGGGCATCCTGGGGAGCAAGCGGCTCCGCAAGGACGACGCCCGGATCGAGGTTTACGGCACGGTCGACGAGCTGAACGCGGCGATCGGCTTCGCCCGCGCGTTGGTCATGGAGTCGACCGAGGACGACGTGGCCGCGCGGGTGCAGGACGAGCTGTTCACCCTCGGCGCGGCCCTGGCCGATCCCGACCCGCAGGGGCCCTTCCACAACAAGATCTCGGACGAGCACGTCGAGAACCTGGAACGGGCCATCGACGACTTCACCGCCGAACTGGCCCCGATGCGGACCTTCATCCTGCCGGGCGGGTCGCCGGCCGCGGCGCAGCTCCACCTGGCCCGGACGATCTGCCGACGGGCCGAACGCCTGGTCGTGCACCTGGCCCACCTGCCCGAAGAAGATGTGCCGTCGACCCTCTTGATCTACCTCAACCGGCTCAGCGACCTGCTGTTCGTCATGGCGCGGACCGTCAACCATCACGCGGGCGTCGCAGACGTGCCCTGGATCTCCAAGAAATGA